Part of the Hevea brasiliensis isolate MT/VB/25A 57/8 chromosome 16, ASM3005281v1, whole genome shotgun sequence genome is shown below.
TtgtaattcaaaaaaaaataaaaattcaaactaGAATCGGTGGTTAAGTTTAAGGTTTAAGAGAACTGGAATTAATTTTGAGAGttctctaattttaatttttattaaatttaattattagaatttttttaaatatcGATTTGACTTGATATTGGACAGAATCAAAGTATTAatgaattataaattaataatatttaaattatttttaaaattataaaattatgagtTTATATTCTAATACAAAATAATATCTATCGTATAGAAGTAAAGAGCACGGAGAAGTAgaaattcacttttttttttttttttttttttttccggcaTAGCTGCTTTGTTTTGGACCTGGAAAAGCAGCTTCTGGATCTTGGAGTGAAACAAGAATGACGTAATCCACTTGCGAAAGGCCATTCCATGCAGATGTAGCCAACTTGCTATGTAGGCAAATGAGGTCTTCTCAGGATTTGCTAAGATATTATCTTGAAAGGAGAATATTCCTCACAATTAGTAGCAGCTATTTTTTACTTTccagtaagaaaaaaaaaagtacctCTCAATTACGTCCTACTACAAGACGACGACGACCAGCGGCCAAGCTACCTATTCATAGACAGGATGGGTGGGGGTGTTGGGGTGGGGTTGGTGTGGTGTCAAAATCCTATATAAGAGATGAGTCCTACAAGATAGTAATTTGAGTTGCCACGTTAAGCAGTGAGCAAGAGGCTTGTGTTGTATCCACAACTTTGCCAGAACACTACATGTGGTAGCTAATGCCGTACTTCAAACCATATTGTTATCCTCTGACCAGTAACTATCAAAGTGAAATCAAATTCAAATCCCACTTGCCACCtgattgaaaaaaaattcaaagaataTTGTTTTCATTCAGAAAATTAAAGAGGCTGTCCTTTCGATACTGATTCTTCTCTTTCGCTTGCGGTTCTTTGTCGTCCACCATCATGTGGTTGTCAAAGGGACGAGTCACCCTTTGTTCTACCATTTAGGTGGATATATTCCCCCACCACCTTTTTTCCTCCTGCTTATAAGGAGCTCCCTATGGTGATTTCCAGCTCCCATAGCAATCCATAATCTGTTTTTCTTCTGTTGAAATCAAAATTCAATCACATTTATTCTTTCAAGCTAATGGCATCCAATTCTCTCACCTCCTTAAGAAACTCTTCCTCTTCTTGGACACCTAAGCAGAACAAGCAGTTCGAAAAGGCCCTGGCTTTATACGATAAGGACACCCCTGATCGCTGGCAGAATGTGGCAAAAGCTGTAGGTGGGAAATCTCCAGAGGAAGTCAAGAGACACTATGAAATTCTTATTAAGGATGTCAGGGAAATTGAATCCGGCCGAGTTCCATTTCCTAATTACAGGTCCGGTCGAAAAACCAACTAATGGCATTGCCTTCCAAGTTTCAAGTGCAGAGGTAATATCAGAGCTTCATGGTTTCATTGTATCTGAGCTCTTTCATAAGAACTGCTTCGTTCCTGTATTCAATATAAGTATATATGCATTCCCCATTTCCTTTTAATGTCATAGTATTGGTAGttgatatattaaatttattgctTTTACCCTCCGTATAAGTAGATTTTTGCAGACTAAAATTGAGCAATAAGTGATGAGCCCTGAGCTGAGAAAATTATTGACATGCCTGGGGACCATGGAATAATCCAAGAAAGTAGAGATGGAGAACTCTAAAGTGTCAGTTTTATCATTTATGTGGTCCACCGATATCCCCACTTATCATCAGGCTAGGCCAACATCATATTCCACTAACTGCTTAACATAGAAAAAGCTATCCCTGAAACGTAATCTCTTCAACTTGTTATCCTGTCTCTAAGCCATAGGTCAGATTGTTCACATCACATGAGATCTAAGCCTAACATTACTTATTTTTGGATAGGGTTGTGCTCGGTTTTTTGGGAAACAGAACCGTaacaaattgaatttattttgatattttaattcggTTATAATTTTTCACTAAGAATCAAATCAGAACGATATCGAAACCAAATCGGAACCGTACCGAACTGAAACCAAACCAAGAATCGAATTTATACATATGTTTTTCTATTTTTTAGATGTgttatatactttcaatataattatatatatttatatatgtatatataatttgaACTAAATACAAcccaatattatattttatttttctatattttcttaataattttagttataaatatattaaattatcttataattcttaattataaatatactattatcatttacatatatatatatatatatatatatatatatatatatatatatatattcttaattatatttatatcttatagttaaatattatatgattaataaataattaaaatgtatattatatgacatacttatactattatattatacatttaatcctaaattatatatatactttaagtataactaaaagatatattatatgatatattatatattaataacccaatttaaaatttaaatgctaatttaagaatgactttttaagaaaataatgacataaaattatttt
Proteins encoded:
- the LOC110634337 gene encoding protein RADIALIS-like 3 translates to MASNSLTSLRNSSSSWTPKQNKQFEKALALYDKDTPDRWQNVAKAVGGKSPEEVKRHYEILIKDVREIESGRVPFPNYRSGRKTN